In Deltaproteobacteria bacterium, one genomic interval encodes:
- a CDS encoding branched-chain amino acid ABC transporter permease, translating to MLQSIVHVCLAGLSTGMFIWLVASGLSLIFGVLGVLNFAHGSFYMLGAYFCFTVLKYLGSNFWLGLLIGPWCVCLVGFLVERFFLRYVYHLALPYQLLLTFAFVLIFDNLVKIVWGAGSISPPGLAGLGESISILGRNFPIYNLFIIMVGPLVALGLWLVIERTWWGRIIRAASSDREMAAAIGVRVPALFTSVFIFGTWLGAVGGGLAVPYVGIMTSGMGEAIIIEAFIVAVIGGLGSLKGAFVGALIIGVLSAFGTRFFPAFDMFLTFILMAVILLWKPHGLFGGKK from the coding sequence ATGCTACAATCCATCGTCCATGTCTGCCTGGCCGGTTTATCCACCGGCATGTTCATCTGGCTGGTAGCCAGCGGCCTGAGCTTGATTTTCGGCGTTCTGGGGGTGCTTAATTTTGCCCATGGCAGTTTTTATATGCTGGGGGCCTATTTTTGTTTCACGGTCTTAAAATATCTGGGTTCCAACTTTTGGCTTGGCCTTCTTATCGGCCCTTGGTGTGTCTGTCTGGTCGGATTTTTGGTGGAGCGTTTTTTCCTGCGTTATGTCTATCACCTGGCTTTGCCCTACCAGCTCCTGTTGACTTTTGCCTTTGTCCTCATTTTTGATAATCTGGTCAAGATCGTCTGGGGGGCAGGCTCTATCAGCCCTCCGGGGCTGGCCGGCCTCGGGGAATCCATTTCTATTCTGGGAAGAAATTTCCCCATCTATAATCTTTTTATTATTATGGTCGGTCCTCTGGTAGCCCTGGGTCTCTGGCTGGTCATAGAGAGGACCTGGTGGGGGAGAATCATCCGGGCCGCTTCTTCCGACCGGGAGATGGCCGCGGCCATCGGTGTCCGGGTGCCGGCCCTTTTTACCTCGGTATTTATTTTCGGGACCTGGCTGGGCGCTGTGGGGGGTGGCTTGGCGGTCCCTTATGTGGGTATTATGACCTCCGGCATGGGTGAGGCCATAATTATCGAAGCCTTCATTGTGGCCGTCATCGGGGGGTTAGGGAGTTTGAAAGGGGCCTTTGTGGGCGCCTTGATTATAGGGGTCCTCTCGGCCTTTGGGACGCGTTTTTTCCCGGCCTTTGACATGTTCCTGACCTTTATCCTTATGGCGGTAATTCTGCTCTGGAAACCTCATGGGTTGTTTGGAGGGAAAAAATAG
- a CDS encoding ABC transporter ATP-binding protein, translating to MGSVILEIKKLSNFFGMICTAKELDLRIEAGVLTSIIGPNGAGKSTLINLITGNLPVQNGMILFKGQDITHLPIHKRVGLGICRSFQVVNIFPELTVFENLMIPVLTMAGRSRSLFGKISREKSCAREAETILGKVGLTRQRETVANALSHGDQRLLEVGVALAVHPTLLFLDEPTAGMNPVERVQLLTNIRQLSRDGRTTFVLVEHDMDIVFSLSERVIVLHRGEVLGDGCPEEIKQNERVREVYLGNSVTE from the coding sequence ATGGGTTCCGTCATCCTGGAAATCAAAAAATTGTCCAATTTTTTCGGTATGATCTGTACTGCCAAAGAGCTTGATTTGAGGATCGAAGCCGGTGTCCTGACTTCTATTATTGGTCCCAATGGGGCCGGCAAATCCACATTGATCAATCTGATCACCGGTAATTTACCGGTTCAAAATGGTATGATCCTCTTCAAGGGTCAGGATATTACCCATCTTCCCATTCATAAAAGGGTTGGGTTGGGAATATGCCGATCTTTTCAAGTCGTCAATATCTTTCCCGAGTTGACTGTTTTTGAAAATCTGATGATTCCGGTTTTAACCATGGCCGGCAGATCCCGTAGCCTTTTTGGGAAGATTTCCAGGGAGAAATCATGCGCCCGGGAAGCGGAAACCATTTTAGGAAAGGTGGGGTTAACAAGACAGCGGGAAACGGTTGCCAATGCCCTTTCCCATGGGGATCAACGGCTCCTGGAAGTCGGGGTAGCTCTGGCGGTTCACCCCACCCTGCTTTTCCTCGATGAACCAACCGCCGGCATGAATCCGGTGGAACGGGTACAACTCCTGACCAATATCCGGCAACTTTCTCGGGACGGCCGGACGACCTTTGTTCTGGTTGAACACGACATGGATATTGTTTTTTCCCTCTCTGAGCGGGTCATTGTCCTTCACCGGGGAGAAGTTCTGGGAGACGGATGTCCGGAGGAAATAAAGCAAAACGAACGGGTCAGGGAAGTGTATTTGGGAAATTCAGTCACCGAATAA
- a CDS encoding glucose 1-dehydrogenase produces MGLELFDLTGKVAMVTGSTKGLGETVAMALAKAGAAVAVCGRNPADLERVSGAIMALGRNSAGFHLDVTSREKVHQGVKEILDTFGRVDILVNNAGTNYRVPVLEYPEDQWDLIINTNLKGYYLVAQAVVPQMIERGYGKVINVSSIAGQIALINLMAYASSKGGVNQMTRVMALEWAKLGVRVNAIAPTYFETEMVQQIRNDPERMKFINERTPMGRFGKLPELEGLVIFLAAPASDFITGQVICIDGGWTAC; encoded by the coding sequence ATGGGTCTGGAACTTTTTGATTTAACCGGAAAGGTGGCCATGGTCACCGGCAGCACAAAAGGGTTGGGGGAAACAGTGGCCATGGCCCTGGCCAAGGCCGGAGCGGCGGTGGCGGTGTGCGGCCGGAATCCGGCCGATTTGGAAAGGGTTTCGGGGGCCATCATGGCCTTAGGCCGAAATTCTGCCGGATTTCACCTGGATGTCACCTCCAGGGAAAAGGTCCATCAAGGGGTGAAAGAAATCCTCGATACCTTTGGCCGGGTGGATATCCTGGTTAATAATGCCGGGACCAACTACCGGGTGCCGGTCCTCGAATATCCGGAGGATCAATGGGATCTGATTATCAATACCAACCTCAAGGGCTACTATCTGGTCGCCCAGGCCGTTGTCCCCCAGATGATTGAGCGGGGCTATGGGAAGGTCATCAATGTCAGTTCCATTGCCGGTCAGATCGCCTTGATCAACCTCATGGCCTATGCCTCTTCAAAAGGAGGGGTTAATCAGATGACCCGGGTCATGGCCCTGGAATGGGCCAAGCTGGGGGTGCGGGTGAATGCCATTGCTCCCACCTATTTTGAAACCGAAATGGTCCAACAGATCCGGAATGATCCGGAAAGGATGAAATTTATTAATGAGCGGACCCCCATGGGCCGTTTCGGCAAACTGCCGGAATTGGAAGGGCTGGTGATTTTCCTGGCTGCCCCGGCCTCCGACTTCATCACCGGCCAGGTTATCTGTATTGATGGCGGCTGGACCGCTTGTTAG
- a CDS encoding sigma 54-interacting transcriptional regulator: METKKNKEEGWLVYLKQLSPLFDMAYSGIVIVDEKGMIQIYNEAARKVLRIQKKDLTHQPIRTINPGPWRDMQEIIRTGVPQIAKKILIGNSTIIANRTPIIFEGQVKGVMSIFQDISEYEKVSSELESFKRLNKELDAIIESSYDGLYITDGESKTLRVNQAYERITGLRRVELIGKKTQELVAEGFFDPSVTLDVIKERRPKTIMQNIKGGKTVMVTGNPIFDYSDHITRVVTNVRDLTELNQLKIELEESKQLTRRYQDQLIEQEYLIQAEQELVIKSPAMRLVVQKALKMARVDSAVLLTGESGVGKDLLARFIHQASPRKENSFVKINCGAIPENLLESELFGYEKGAFTGARGEGKAGLLEIAHGGTVYLDEIAELPLYLQVKILGAIEDKEITRLGSTKAKQIDFRLIAATNRDLLSMTENGLFRKDLFFRLSTLPLPIPPLRERQEDIVPLINHFLKKFNKSLEPKKTISSELYEYLSLYSFPGNIRELIHIVEGLVVMSDKKSITLEDASLVLKKNSSPLALIPTNRNLKGALADYERKIIEEALQNHKTLQEVARSLGVNQSTISRKMHLYGIKRS, from the coding sequence ATGGAAACAAAAAAAAATAAAGAAGAAGGGTGGCTGGTCTATTTAAAACAGTTAAGCCCTCTTTTTGATATGGCCTATAGCGGGATCGTCATTGTGGATGAAAAGGGGATGATTCAAATCTACAATGAAGCCGCCCGAAAGGTCTTGAGGATCCAGAAAAAAGATCTGACCCATCAGCCCATCCGAACGATCAATCCCGGACCGTGGCGGGACATGCAGGAAATCATTCGAACCGGGGTCCCCCAAATCGCCAAAAAAATATTGATCGGGAATTCAACCATTATCGCCAACCGCACCCCCATTATTTTTGAAGGCCAGGTTAAAGGGGTAATGAGCATCTTTCAGGATATCTCCGAATATGAAAAGGTCAGCTCGGAGCTGGAGTCATTCAAAAGACTCAATAAGGAACTGGACGCCATTATCGAATCCTCTTACGACGGCCTCTATATTACCGACGGGGAATCCAAAACCCTGCGGGTGAACCAGGCCTATGAACGGATCACCGGCCTTCGGAGAGTAGAATTGATCGGTAAGAAGACCCAGGAATTAGTGGCCGAAGGGTTTTTTGACCCCTCGGTTACCCTGGACGTCATTAAAGAACGACGGCCTAAAACGATTATGCAAAATATTAAAGGGGGAAAAACGGTTATGGTCACCGGAAACCCCATCTTTGATTACTCGGATCATATCACCCGGGTGGTAACCAACGTCCGGGATCTGACCGAGTTGAACCAGCTCAAAATCGAATTGGAGGAGAGTAAACAACTCACCCGGAGATACCAGGATCAACTGATCGAACAGGAATACCTGATCCAGGCCGAGCAGGAACTGGTCATTAAAAGTCCGGCCATGCGGCTGGTAGTTCAAAAAGCCTTGAAAATGGCCCGGGTGGATTCGGCCGTACTTTTGACCGGGGAATCGGGTGTGGGTAAGGATTTGTTGGCCCGCTTTATTCATCAGGCCAGTCCCAGAAAAGAGAACAGTTTTGTAAAAATCAACTGCGGGGCTATTCCGGAAAACCTCCTGGAAAGCGAACTCTTCGGTTATGAAAAAGGGGCCTTCACCGGAGCCAGGGGGGAAGGCAAGGCCGGCCTTTTGGAAATCGCCCATGGGGGGACTGTTTATCTGGATGAGATTGCCGAACTGCCTTTATATCTCCAGGTAAAAATCCTGGGGGCGATTGAAGATAAAGAGATTACCCGTCTGGGCAGCACCAAAGCCAAGCAAATCGATTTCCGGCTGATAGCGGCCACCAATCGTGATCTGCTTTCCATGACCGAAAATGGCCTGTTCAGAAAAGACCTTTTCTTTCGATTGAGCACGCTCCCCTTACCCATACCGCCTTTAAGGGAGCGCCAGGAAGATATTGTCCCCTTAATCAATCATTTTTTAAAAAAATTCAATAAGTCTTTGGAACCTAAAAAAACCATTTCTTCCGAATTATACGAATACCTGTCTCTTTATTCTTTTCCCGGCAATATACGGGAATTGATCCATATCGTCGAAGGCCTGGTCGTGATGAGCGACAAGAAATCCATTACCTTAGAAGACGCCTCACTGGTTTTGAAAAAGAATTCCTCCCCATTGGCTTTGATCCCGACCAATCGTAATCTAAAAGGGGCCTTGGCCGATTATGAAAGAAAAATCATCGAGGAAGCCTTACAAAATCATAAAACCCTTCAAGAAGTGGCCCGGTCTCTGGGGGTTAATCAATCCACTATTTCCAGAAAAATGCATCTCTACGGGATAAAGAGAAGTTGA
- a CDS encoding helix-turn-helix transcriptional regulator, translating into MTELGKKLKQLRLKKNLTQKKLAEKINCTPAYICQLESGKTDPSISTLKKIANTLDITIVDFFRTNYEEKIVVRNNEREIFKFPKSKTTIEILVPNPGTKKIDARLAVVGPGGSSKGAYHHDGEEFGYLIKGELDLAYNGETFHLKEGDSFYLHSDIGHEFHNRSDRETIILWVNHPPTF; encoded by the coding sequence ATGACCGAACTTGGAAAAAAATTAAAACAATTGAGGCTCAAGAAAAACCTCACCCAGAAAAAATTGGCCGAAAAAATCAATTGTACCCCGGCTTATATTTGCCAACTGGAAAGCGGAAAGACCGATCCCTCTATTTCCACCTTAAAAAAAATCGCGAATACCCTGGACATTACCATCGTTGATTTTTTCCGGACCAATTATGAAGAAAAGATCGTTGTTCGAAATAACGAACGGGAGATCTTTAAATTTCCCAAATCCAAAACGACCATTGAAATCCTGGTCCCCAATCCCGGTACAAAAAAAATAGATGCCCGGCTGGCCGTCGTAGGACCGGGGGGTAGTTCCAAAGGGGCCTACCACCATGACGGGGAGGAATTTGGGTACCTCATCAAGGGGGAACTCGACCTGGCCTATAATGGAGAAACTTTTCATTTAAAAGAAGGGGACAGTTTTTACCTGCATTCCGATATCGGGCATGAATTTCATAATCGAAGCGACAGGGAAACCATTATCTTGTGGGTTAACCATCCCCCAACCTTTTAG
- a CDS encoding branched-chain amino acid ABC transporter permease: protein MRKARPSLIILLILLCLVGIGLFSGRFITYLTIRVMLLGIYALGYNLLLGRTGLLSFGHGAFYAAGAYGLGFFSLHLSNHPLFGILAGVLTAAFLALIIGFFCVRHTEIYFAMLTLAFGMMVFSLIWNARDFTGGDDGLVGIMRDPVSFFGLIKLPINTDNQYYFLVLALFILAAWIIYRIRVSPFGLALAGIRENANRSEFAGVSIKNYRLAVFVISGAFAGLAGSLETLLESNARPFMAHWSHSAEPILVSLLGGLQSFAGPLVGSLFFVAMRELIQRFTENWMLWFGVVLLVIIMGFRGGVVGVIQGLVSPSLRNRNR, encoded by the coding sequence ATGAGAAAAGCCCGGCCATCTTTAATCATCCTTCTGATCCTCCTTTGCTTGGTCGGGATCGGTTTATTCTCCGGCCGGTTCATTACTTACCTGACTATCCGGGTCATGCTTTTAGGCATTTATGCCTTGGGTTATAATCTGCTTTTGGGGCGTACCGGTCTCCTTTCTTTCGGGCACGGGGCCTTTTATGCCGCCGGTGCCTACGGTCTGGGTTTTTTTTCTCTCCATCTCTCCAATCATCCGCTGTTTGGAATCCTGGCCGGGGTGCTGACTGCCGCTTTCTTGGCCCTGATCATCGGTTTTTTTTGTGTTCGACACACCGAAATCTATTTCGCCATGCTGACCCTGGCCTTTGGGATGATGGTCTTTTCCCTGATCTGGAATGCCCGGGATTTTACCGGGGGAGATGACGGGCTGGTAGGCATCATGCGGGACCCCGTTTCGTTCTTCGGTTTGATTAAGTTGCCTATTAACACGGACAACCAATATTATTTCCTGGTATTGGCGCTGTTTATCTTAGCAGCCTGGATTATTTACCGTATCCGGGTATCCCCTTTTGGGCTGGCCCTGGCAGGTATACGCGAAAACGCCAATCGGAGCGAGTTTGCCGGGGTTTCCATTAAAAATTATCGTTTGGCGGTATTCGTCATCAGCGGGGCCTTTGCCGGTTTGGCCGGTTCCCTGGAGACGCTCCTGGAAAGCAACGCCCGTCCCTTTATGGCCCATTGGAGCCATTCGGCCGAACCGATCCTGGTCAGCCTTCTGGGCGGATTGCAGAGTTTTGCCGGACCGCTGGTCGGCAGCCTTTTTTTCGTAGCCATGCGGGAACTCATTCAACGATTCACCGAAAATTGGATGCTTTGGTTCGGGGTGGTTCTCCTGGTGATTATAATGGGATTTCGGGGGGGCGTGGTGGGCGTCATTCAGGGTCTGGTCTCCCCTTCCCTGAGAAACAGGAATAGGTAA
- a CDS encoding MBL fold metallo-hydrolase has product MSVTRRDFFKICGGTAAFLGASKLGGLEALAAKTTNKTAEVKAYAFVCGILKTQTQYLLKDTRIGTPFDIPVTFFLIKHADQWVAFDTGNNAMVAKDPVGYWSEAVVKAYTPVMKDYEEFQLQIKKLGLTPKKIKCAILSHGHLDHAGAIDNFKGTDVPLYFQKKELETIKAAVATGNKSAYIPDDFKVMNELNIKPIDGVLDVFGDQTVVAFPTPGHTPGHQSLLVKQSSGKNLVIAADAMYTLENMWDAIPPGLAWDIPQSTQGLYIFKAMKFMGAEVVPSHDPEYWKNKPLVPKMFKV; this is encoded by the coding sequence ATGAGTGTAACAAGGCGAGATTTCTTTAAAATCTGTGGGGGCACGGCCGCTTTTCTGGGTGCATCCAAACTTGGAGGATTAGAGGCCCTGGCGGCAAAAACGACCAATAAAACAGCCGAGGTAAAGGCCTATGCCTTTGTTTGTGGAATTTTAAAAACCCAAACTCAATATTTACTGAAAGATACGCGTATTGGTACTCCCTTTGATATTCCGGTGACCTTTTTCCTTATCAAGCATGCCGATCAGTGGGTGGCCTTTGATACGGGAAACAACGCTATGGTAGCCAAAGATCCGGTTGGCTATTGGAGTGAGGCCGTAGTAAAGGCCTATACCCCTGTTATGAAAGATTATGAGGAATTTCAGTTACAAATAAAGAAACTGGGACTTACCCCCAAGAAGATCAAGTGTGCCATCCTCAGCCATGGTCATCTGGACCATGCCGGAGCTATTGATAATTTTAAAGGGACCGATGTCCCCCTCTACTTCCAAAAAAAAGAACTGGAAACCATTAAAGCCGCCGTGGCCACAGGGAATAAGTCCGCCTATATTCCAGATGACTTCAAGGTCATGAATGAATTAAATATAAAACCCATTGATGGGGTCCTTGATGTTTTCGGGGATCAGACGGTAGTTGCCTTTCCAACCCCGGGGCATACCCCCGGCCATCAGTCTTTGTTAGTGAAACAAAGCAGTGGAAAAAACCTGGTCATCGCTGCTGATGCTATGTATACACTGGAAAATATGTGGGACGCCATTCCCCCGGGTCTGGCTTGGGATATTCCGCAGTCCACCCAGGGGCTCTACATTTTTAAAGCCATGAAATTCATGGGAGCAGAAGTCGTTCCTTCCCATGATCCCGAATATTGGAAAAACAAACCATTAGTCCCGAAAATGTTCAAAGTCTGA
- a CDS encoding ABC transporter substrate-binding protein has product MEKKELDRRDFLKWIGTGTLVAGAGALGSGVMVPTGLWAAPPQIKGPIKVGYQAVISGPLAGYGEFHKMGATMAVEEINQKGGIAGIKAEMEFRDSTLKPDDAIKNARYFVDSWGADYLAGIDSSGQVLALAPVVEKLDKVLMVTHAATEKLTEEWVYKKGVKQIFRICNSTYHDGNAAAFIAKDLPAMKWATIAPKYEYGFTCWKMFQDMLKKLKPGVSFIAESWAPFGTTDFRSHINTIMDAKPDGLYSTEWAGELISFVKQAKQAGLFDKIKHIMIPMGAAMDALEGLGPEYPDNIWASARYFFLYPNNKTNNDFVARFRKRWNHYPAYVSETGYSAIFTLKAAVEKAGSKDTKPLIQALEGMEIDTPAGHRVFRKEDHQAIYDVPWGKLKSDPKYPFKILGEQKVIPAKSYYHRPPFEGPGTEPPFEK; this is encoded by the coding sequence ATGGAAAAAAAGGAACTGGATCGTCGGGATTTTTTAAAATGGATTGGTACGGGGACCCTGGTCGCCGGGGCCGGTGCCCTGGGGTCGGGCGTGATGGTCCCGACCGGGTTGTGGGCCGCACCTCCACAGATCAAGGGGCCTATCAAGGTCGGTTACCAGGCCGTTATTTCCGGGCCTTTGGCCGGTTATGGTGAATTCCACAAGATGGGGGCGACGATGGCCGTTGAGGAAATCAATCAGAAAGGGGGTATTGCCGGGATAAAGGCAGAAATGGAATTTCGTGATTCCACCTTGAAACCGGATGATGCTATTAAAAACGCCCGCTATTTTGTGGACAGTTGGGGTGCCGATTATCTGGCGGGGATAGATTCCTCCGGACAGGTCCTGGCCCTGGCCCCGGTCGTTGAAAAATTAGACAAGGTCCTCATGGTGACCCATGCCGCTACGGAAAAACTCACCGAAGAATGGGTTTACAAAAAAGGGGTTAAACAGATCTTCCGTATTTGTAACTCCACTTACCACGATGGTAATGCCGCTGCCTTTATCGCCAAAGATTTGCCGGCCATGAAATGGGCTACCATCGCCCCGAAATATGAGTACGGGTTTACCTGCTGGAAGATGTTCCAGGATATGCTGAAAAAATTAAAACCCGGGGTATCGTTTATTGCCGAATCCTGGGCCCCCTTCGGCACCACCGATTTCCGGTCCCATATCAATACCATCATGGATGCCAAGCCTGACGGCCTCTATAGTACCGAATGGGCCGGTGAATTAATCAGCTTTGTCAAACAGGCCAAACAGGCAGGACTTTTCGACAAAATAAAACACATCATGATCCCTATGGGTGCGGCTATGGACGCCCTGGAGGGATTAGGGCCGGAATACCCGGACAATATCTGGGCCTCTGCCCGCTACTTCTTCCTCTATCCCAACAACAAGACCAATAATGATTTTGTAGCTCGCTTCCGAAAACGCTGGAATCACTATCCGGCCTACGTTTCGGAAACCGGTTATTCGGCTATTTTCACCTTAAAGGCCGCGGTGGAAAAAGCCGGGTCCAAAGATACTAAACCCCTGATCCAGGCCCTGGAAGGGATGGAGATAGACACGCCGGCCGGACATCGGGTATTCCGCAAGGAAGACCACCAGGCGATATACGATGTTCCCTGGGGAAAACTGAAGAGCGACCCCAAATATCCGTTCAAAATTTTAGGGGAACAAAAGGTTATTCCGGCAAAAAGCTATTATCACCGCCCTCCTTTTGAGGGACCGGGAACCGAGCCGCCTTTTGAAAAATAA
- a CDS encoding ABC transporter ATP-binding protein has product MLLNVSNIDTYYGTSHILQGVSFSVAEGEVVALLGRNGVGKTTALRSIIGLTPPRRGSIQFNGREILGQPAYTIARQGVGYMPDDLRIFPDLTTEENLEIAKKLSKRNGYWNRDRVLDLFPKLKDLVKAKGINLSGGEKKMLGIGRALMANPALLLLDEPSEGLAPLVVANLIEVLDRIHRQGVTILLADQNLKFCRRVCHRGYIIEKGRIQYEGKMEEIWNNEEIIRKYLVV; this is encoded by the coding sequence ATGTTATTAAACGTCTCCAACATCGACACCTATTACGGCACCAGTCATATCCTTCAGGGCGTGTCCTTTTCCGTGGCCGAAGGGGAAGTAGTGGCCCTCCTGGGACGGAACGGGGTAGGGAAGACCACTGCCCTCCGTTCCATCATCGGTCTGACCCCTCCCCGGAGGGGCTCTATCCAGTTCAACGGTAGGGAAATCCTGGGACAACCGGCTTATACCATAGCCCGTCAAGGGGTGGGTTACATGCCCGATGACCTGCGTATCTTTCCGGATCTAACCACGGAAGAAAATCTGGAAATAGCCAAAAAACTTTCCAAACGAAACGGATATTGGAACCGGGATCGGGTCCTGGATCTCTTTCCCAAATTGAAAGACCTGGTAAAAGCCAAAGGGATCAATCTTTCCGGCGGTGAAAAAAAGATGCTCGGTATTGGCAGGGCCTTGATGGCCAACCCCGCCTTACTTCTTTTGGATGAACCCTCGGAAGGATTGGCCCCCCTGGTAGTGGCCAATCTGATAGAGGTCTTAGACAGGATCCATAGGCAAGGAGTCACCATTCTCCTGGCGGATCAGAACCTGAAATTCTGCCGCCGGGTCTGCCATCGGGGCTACATCATTGAAAAAGGCCGGATCCAGTATGAGGGCAAAATGGAGGAAATCTGGAATAACGAAGAGATCATTCGCAAGTATCTGGTTGTTTAA
- a CDS encoding AMP-binding protein — protein sequence MAAGPLVRFERQKLKAIYEKRPWLRLYPEWVPADLEIPNQTALDDFENAANQSPGKPAIYYFDRVITYRELNAFSNRLAWALSDWGIKKGDRIMVVLQNIPQFPISLYGAWKTGAIVVPLNPMYKEKELRYFCQDSGARILIIQDDVAAGLDLGFLKETSIEKVITTSPLDLLIHPDEPPVLLKGFKKITLPGTLDLMEVTAPYKEERLKQPDLSPADIAYLTYTSGTTGPPKGAMNTHGNIVFNARIYQIFMQMGDEDVILGAAPLFHVTGEIGHLANAALVGCPIILYYRFDAGETLRMIERWKATMTIAAITVYIALMNHPDIHKRDLSSLKKAYSGGAPVSAAVVDQFKALTGLVIHNAYGMTETTSPSHLVPLGMPTPVDPESGALSVGLPVSNTVVKIMDLESGTRELPPDDTGEIVDFGPMVVPGYWQKSEETRHAIREGWLYTGDVGKMDEAGWFYLVDRKKDLIVASGYKVWPRDVEDVIYQHPAVKETAVIGVPDPYRGETVKAFVTLKPGREHSVTPEEIIAFCKERMAAYKYPRQVELVSEIPKTLTGKLLRRDLREKEIADRRDPTHKNP from the coding sequence ATGGCGGCTGGACCGCTTGTTAGATTTGAAAGGCAAAAATTGAAAGCGATTTACGAAAAAAGACCCTGGTTAAGACTCTATCCCGAGTGGGTCCCGGCCGATCTGGAGATTCCGAATCAGACGGCCCTGGATGATTTTGAAAACGCGGCTAATCAAAGTCCGGGAAAACCGGCCATCTATTATTTTGACCGCGTCATTACTTACCGGGAATTGAATGCCTTTTCCAACCGTCTGGCCTGGGCCTTATCCGATTGGGGAATAAAAAAGGGGGACCGTATCATGGTGGTCCTTCAAAATATTCCTCAATTTCCGATCTCCTTATATGGCGCCTGGAAAACGGGGGCCATCGTAGTGCCTCTCAACCCCATGTACAAAGAGAAAGAGCTTCGTTATTTTTGTCAGGACTCCGGGGCCAGGATTCTGATCATTCAGGATGATGTAGCCGCGGGGCTTGATCTGGGATTCCTCAAAGAAACCTCCATTGAGAAGGTGATCACCACCTCTCCTCTGGATTTGTTGATCCACCCGGATGAACCGCCGGTTTTACTCAAAGGGTTTAAGAAAATTACTCTTCCAGGAACCCTGGATTTAATGGAGGTAACTGCACCATATAAGGAGGAACGATTAAAGCAGCCCGATCTTTCTCCAGCGGATATCGCTTATCTAACCTATACCTCGGGCACAACCGGTCCTCCCAAAGGGGCCATGAACACCCATGGGAATATCGTTTTTAATGCCCGGATTTATCAAATCTTTATGCAAATGGGCGACGAGGATGTCATTTTGGGTGCGGCGCCGTTGTTTCATGTTACCGGTGAGATCGGCCATTTGGCCAATGCCGCCCTGGTCGGTTGTCCGATTATTCTCTATTACCGTTTCGACGCCGGAGAGACCCTGCGAATGATCGAGCGATGGAAGGCCACCATGACCATTGCCGCCATAACGGTTTATATCGCCTTGATGAACCACCCCGACATCCATAAACGGGATCTTTCCTCTTTAAAAAAAGCGTACAGCGGCGGGGCTCCGGTCTCGGCTGCTGTGGTCGATCAGTTTAAGGCTTTGACGGGCCTTGTGATCCACAATGCCTATGGAATGACTGAAACCACTTCGCCCTCCCATTTGGTGCCTTTGGGTATGCCGACCCCCGTGGATCCGGAAAGCGGGGCCTTGTCCGTGGGTCTGCCTGTTTCCAATACGGTAGTGAAAATCATGGATCTGGAAAGTGGTACCAGGGAATTGCCCCCTGACGATACCGGGGAGATCGTGGATTTTGGTCCCATGGTCGTTCCCGGCTATTGGCAAAAATCTGAAGAAACCCGGCATGCCATCCGGGAAGGCTGGCTTTATACCGGCGATGTGGGCAAGATGGATGAGGCCGGCTGGTTTTACCTGGTGGATCGTAAAAAAGATCTCATCGTCGCCTCGGGGTATAAGGTCTGGCCCCGGGACGTGGAAGATGTCATTTATCAGCATCCGGCTGTCAAAGAGACGGCCGTGATCGGGGTGCCCGATCCTTACCGTGGAGAGACCGTCAAAGCCTTTGTAACCCTGAAGCCCGGCAGGGAACACTCCGTTACTCCGGAGGAAATCATTGCCTTTTGCAAAGAGCGGATGGCGGCCTACAAATACCCCCGGCAAGTGGAATTGGTTTCGGAGATTCCAAAGACCTTGACCGGAAAATTATTGCGCCGGGACCTGCGGGAAAAGGAAATCGCGGATCGTCGGGATCCGACTCATAAAAATCCTTAG